In the Drosophila gunungcola strain Sukarami unplaced genomic scaffold, Dgunungcola_SK_2 000001F, whole genome shotgun sequence genome, one interval contains:
- the LOC128263565 gene encoding polypeptide N-acetylgalactosaminyltransferase 5 isoform X2 — protein sequence MTFSTFTRKMRGRMRSNTCRIVLLTSLVWVIFDFVLIARYSDCIGKDGWRCKRSGEYDVELPNAERLVDDNQLVDDNEINTEKSLDGDSGSALIMGQGFAPGGISMTYPSVVLKKWFLAPSVQEAKGKPGEMGKPVKIPADMKDLMKEKFKENQFNLLASDMISLNRSLTDVRHEGCRRKHYASKLPTTSIVIVFHNEAWTTLLRTVWSVINRSPRALLKEIILVDDASERDFLGKQLEEYVAKLPVKTFVLRTEKRSGLIRARLLGAEHVSGEVITFLDAHCECTEGWLEPLLARIVQNRRTVVCPIIDVISDESFEYITASDSTWGGFNWKLNFRWYRVPSREMSRRNNDRTAPLRTPTMAGGLFSIDKDYFYEIGSYDEGMDIWGGENLEMSFRIWQCGGILEIIPCSHVGHVFRDKSPYTFPGGVAKIVLHNAARVAEVWLDEWRDFYYSMSTGARKASAGDVSDRKALRDRLKCKSFRWYLENVYPESLMPLDYYYLGEIRNAETETCLDTMGRKYNEKVGISYCHGLGGNQVFAYTKRQQIMSDDLCLDASSSNGPVNMVRCHNMGGNQEWVYDAEEKWIRHTNTGQCLQRATRDDANTPLLRPCSYGKGQQWLMESKFKWQAH from the exons ATGACTTTCTCGACCTTCACACGCAAAATGCGCGGGCGCATGCGCTCCAATACCTGCCGAATCGTCCTGCTCACCTCGCTGGTCTGGGTAATCTTCGACTTCGTCCTCATCGCCCGCTACTCGGATTGCATCGGCAAGGATGGATGGCGATGCAAGCGATCCGGGGAGTACGACGTGGAG TTACCCAATGCCGAACGCCTGGTGGATGACAACCAGTTGGTAGACGATAATGAGATCAATACGGAAAAATCCCTGGACGGAGATTCGGGATCGGCTCTCATCATGGGCCAGGGCTTTGCGCCGGGTGGCATTTCCATGACCTATCCGAGCGTGGTGCTAAAGAAATGGTTCCTGGCACCATCCGTCCAGGAGGCCAAGGGCAAACCGGGCGAGATGGGCAAGCCGGTGAAAATACCCGCCGACATGAAGGATCTCATGAAGGAGAAGTTCAAGGAGAACCAGTTTAATCTGTTGGCCAGTGACATGATCTCGCTGAATCGCTCGCTGACCGATGTGCGGCATGAGGG TTGCCGCCGCAAGCATTATGCCTCTAAGCTGCCCACCACTTCCATTGTGATAGTTTTCCATAACGAAGCCTGGACGACCCTGCTGCGAACGGTGTGGAGTGTTATTAATCGCTCGCCGCGTGCCCTGCTCAAGGAAATCATCCTGGTGGACGATGCCAGCGAAAGGG ACTTCCTGGGCAAACAGTTGGAGGAGTATGTGGCCAAGCTGCCGGTGAAGACCTTTGTGCTTCGGACAGAGAAACGTTCCGGATTGATACGGGCCCGTCTTTTGGGAGCCGAGCATGTGAGTGGTGAGGTAATCACCTTCCTGGATGCCCATTGTGAGTGCACAGAGGGTTGGCTGGAGCCGCTGCTGGCGCGGATTGTGCAGAATCGTCGAACGGTTGTGTGTCCCATCATTGATGTGATTTCCGATGAGTCGTTCGAGTACATTACGGCCTCGGATTCCACGTGGGGTGGTTTCAACTGGAAGCTCAACTTCAGATG GTACCGAGTGCCCTCGCGAGAAATGTCGCGCAGGAATAACGATAGAACTGCTCCATTGCGTACTCCAACAATGGCCGGTGGCCTGTTCTCCATCGATAAGGATTACTTCTACGAGATTGGTTCCTATGACGAGGGCATGGACATCTGGGGCGGCGAGAATCTGGAAATGTCGTTCCGT ATTTGGCAGTGCGGAGGCATTTTAGAAATAATACCCTGCTCCCACGTGGGTCACGTGTTCCGTGACAAATCGCCGTACACCTTCCCCGGCGGCGTGGCCAAAATTGTGCTCCACAATGCGGCACGAGTGGCCGAAGTTTGGCTGGACGAGTGGCGTGATTTCTATTATTCGATGAGCACAG GAGCTCGCAAGGCTTCGGCTGGCGATGTCAGTGATCGCAAAGCTCTGCGTGATCGCCTCAAGTGCAAGAGTTTCCGCTGGTATTTGGAGAACGTTTATCCCGAAAGCTTAATGCCTCTGGATTATTACTATCTTGGAGAG ATTCGCAATGCGGAAACGGAAACCTGCCTGGACACGATGGGCAGGAAGTACAACGAGAAGGTGGGCATCAGCTATTGCCATGGCTTGGGCGGCAACCAGGTGTTTGCCTACACCAAGCGCCAGCAGATCATGTCCGACGATCTGTGCCTGGACGCATCCAGCTCCAATGGCCCCGTGAATATGGTGCGATGCCACAACATGGGCGGCAATCAGGAGTGGGTCTACGATGCAGAG GAAAAGTGGATCCGTCACACGAATACGGGTCAGTGCTTACAGCGGGCGACGCGGGACGATGCCAACACGCCGCTGCTGCGTCCCTGCAGCTACGGAAAGGGCCAACAGTGGCTGATGGAGTCCAAGTTCAAGTGGCAGGCTCACTAG
- the LOC128263565 gene encoding polypeptide N-acetylgalactosaminyltransferase 5 isoform X1 translates to MTFSTFTRKMRGRMRSNTCRIVLLTSLVWVIFDFVLIARYSDCIGKDGWRCKRSGEYDVELPNAERLVDDNQLVDDNEINTEKSLDGDSGSALIMGQGFAPGGISMTYPSVVLKKWFLAPSVQEAKGKPGEMGKPVKIPADMKDLMKEKFKENQFNLLASDMISLNRSLTDVRHEGCRRKHYASKLPTTSIVIVFHNEAWTTLLRTVWSVINRSPRALLKEIILVDDASERDFLGKQLEEYVAKLPVKTFVLRTEKRSGLIRARLLGAEHVSGEVITFLDAHCECTEGWLEPLLARIVQNRRTVVCPIIDVISDESFEYITASDSTWGGFNWKLNFRWYRVPSREMSRRNNDRTAPLRTPTMAGGLFSIDKDYFYEIGSYDEGMDIWGGENLEMSFRVWMCGGVLEIAPCSRVGHVFRKSTPYTFPGGTTEIVNHNNARLVEVWLDDWKEFYYSFYPGARKASAGDVSDRKALRDRLKCKSFRWYLENVYPESLMPLDYYYLGEIRNAETETCLDTMGRKYNEKVGISYCHGLGGNQVFAYTKRQQIMSDDLCLDASSSNGPVNMVRCHNMGGNQEWVYDAEEKWIRHTNTGQCLQRATRDDANTPLLRPCSYGKGQQWLMESKFKWQAH, encoded by the exons ATGACTTTCTCGACCTTCACACGCAAAATGCGCGGGCGCATGCGCTCCAATACCTGCCGAATCGTCCTGCTCACCTCGCTGGTCTGGGTAATCTTCGACTTCGTCCTCATCGCCCGCTACTCGGATTGCATCGGCAAGGATGGATGGCGATGCAAGCGATCCGGGGAGTACGACGTGGAG TTACCCAATGCCGAACGCCTGGTGGATGACAACCAGTTGGTAGACGATAATGAGATCAATACGGAAAAATCCCTGGACGGAGATTCGGGATCGGCTCTCATCATGGGCCAGGGCTTTGCGCCGGGTGGCATTTCCATGACCTATCCGAGCGTGGTGCTAAAGAAATGGTTCCTGGCACCATCCGTCCAGGAGGCCAAGGGCAAACCGGGCGAGATGGGCAAGCCGGTGAAAATACCCGCCGACATGAAGGATCTCATGAAGGAGAAGTTCAAGGAGAACCAGTTTAATCTGTTGGCCAGTGACATGATCTCGCTGAATCGCTCGCTGACCGATGTGCGGCATGAGGG TTGCCGCCGCAAGCATTATGCCTCTAAGCTGCCCACCACTTCCATTGTGATAGTTTTCCATAACGAAGCCTGGACGACCCTGCTGCGAACGGTGTGGAGTGTTATTAATCGCTCGCCGCGTGCCCTGCTCAAGGAAATCATCCTGGTGGACGATGCCAGCGAAAGGG ACTTCCTGGGCAAACAGTTGGAGGAGTATGTGGCCAAGCTGCCGGTGAAGACCTTTGTGCTTCGGACAGAGAAACGTTCCGGATTGATACGGGCCCGTCTTTTGGGAGCCGAGCATGTGAGTGGTGAGGTAATCACCTTCCTGGATGCCCATTGTGAGTGCACAGAGGGTTGGCTGGAGCCGCTGCTGGCGCGGATTGTGCAGAATCGTCGAACGGTTGTGTGTCCCATCATTGATGTGATTTCCGATGAGTCGTTCGAGTACATTACGGCCTCGGATTCCACGTGGGGTGGTTTCAACTGGAAGCTCAACTTCAGATG GTACCGAGTGCCCTCGCGAGAAATGTCGCGCAGGAATAACGATAGAACTGCTCCATTGCGTACTCCAACAATGGCCGGTGGCCTGTTCTCCATCGATAAGGATTACTTCTACGAGATTGGTTCCTATGACGAGGGCATGGACATCTGGGGCGGCGAGAATCTGGAAATGTCGTTCCGT GTGTGGATGTGCGGAGGGGTGCTCGAGATCGCGCCCTGCTCCCGTGTGGGTCACGTGTTTCGCAAATCTACGCCGTACACCTTCCCCGGCGGCACCACGGAGATTGTCAATCACAATAATGCCCGTCTGGTCGAGGTTTGGCTGGACGACTGGAAAGAGTTCTACTACAGTTTTTATCCAG GAGCTCGCAAGGCTTCGGCTGGCGATGTCAGTGATCGCAAAGCTCTGCGTGATCGCCTCAAGTGCAAGAGTTTCCGCTGGTATTTGGAGAACGTTTATCCCGAAAGCTTAATGCCTCTGGATTATTACTATCTTGGAGAG ATTCGCAATGCGGAAACGGAAACCTGCCTGGACACGATGGGCAGGAAGTACAACGAGAAGGTGGGCATCAGCTATTGCCATGGCTTGGGCGGCAACCAGGTGTTTGCCTACACCAAGCGCCAGCAGATCATGTCCGACGATCTGTGCCTGGACGCATCCAGCTCCAATGGCCCCGTGAATATGGTGCGATGCCACAACATGGGCGGCAATCAGGAGTGGGTCTACGATGCAGAG GAAAAGTGGATCCGTCACACGAATACGGGTCAGTGCTTACAGCGGGCGACGCGGGACGATGCCAACACGCCGCTGCTGCGTCCCTGCAGCTACGGAAAGGGCCAACAGTGGCTGATGGAGTCCAAGTTCAAGTGGCAGGCTCACTAG
- the LOC128263566 gene encoding 60S ribosomal protein L37a — translation MAKRTKKVGIVGKYGTRYGASLRKMVKKMEITQHSKYTCSFCGKDSMKRAVVGIWSCKRCKRTVAGGAWVYSTTAAASVRSAVRRLRETKEQ, via the exons atg GCCAAGCGCACCAAGAAGGTTGGAATCGTTGGTAAATATGGTACCCGTTATGGTGCCTCCCTGCGTAAGATGGTCAAGAAGATGGAAATCACGCAGCACAGCAAGTACACTTGCTCCTTCTGCGGAAAG GACTCGATGAAGCGCGCCGTCGTGGGTATCTGGTCCTGCAAACGATGCAAGCGCACCGTCGCCGGTGGCGCCTGGGTGTActccaccaccgccgccgcatCCGTGCGATCCGCCGTCCGTCGTCTGCGCGAAACCAAGGAACAGTAA